The window CTCCCAACCTAACGTATTCATTGGGTTTGGCAGAACAAGAGCATTGGATGTATTGCTGCGCCCATAGATTTCTCCTTCTGCGGAAGCCAATACATACAATTCATCATTAATCGGACTAGGAATAGCGCTTCGAAGCCAGCTTTGATAGTCAACGCCGATTCTTACAACAGCATATACCTGATTATTTTCGTCTCGTAATCCTTTATACAAGGTCAATAAAGAGGGTTGAATACCAAAGGCTGAGGTTAGCCCACCTTCTTCTAGCTGCCACTTGGAAAGGGATTTTCCAAGGAAAGCATCCTGTATCACTGGCATTGCCGAAAGAGCAGCGTGGCTTAATATATGAGTAGGTCCATAGGATGTGTAAACATGATCTTCCGCATCGAGAACCGTATAGTAGACGTAGGAGTTAGCAATAAACACACTATTATTAATAGCATTAAACTTCTCTTCAATTTTCTGTCTTTGCTGGAAAGAAGCATAAGATCCCCCCGCTTCGGGTTTTCTCAAAATCGCAGTTACAAAAGAATCCTGTTCAATCAGGGTAAAGGTCTTCTCTGAAACACTTAATAAACTGCCAAGCGAGGATGTAATTGTTGTCATTTGTTCGAGATTTTGGCTGCTAACTTGTTCTCTCATTAACGTCTCGAACTTTTGAACGTGGGTCATATTTAAGATGATGATGGGCAGCAGAATAACAAGTAGAAAAGCTAAGAACAGCTTGTACTTTAACGTTTGTGGTATGAAATGTCTCAATTTCATTGTCCATTGTCCCCTTATGATGTTCATATGGGTCAAGTATACTTGCTTGTTCATTAAAAACAAAGAGACTGGCATGAATTTCCGCCAGTCTCTCTTATGGAAAATTCGTTATACTCGGAGAATACCGTCCCTCGAAATGGTCAGCTTTTCATACCCATTCTCAGTAATCAAATACGTATCCTCAATACCAACTACCCCGCGACCGGGGAAGGTGAATTTGGGTTCGACCGCGATGACCATGCCAGGCGCCAGCGGGTATTTGAAGCCTTTGGCGAGAACGGGCAGTTCGTCGATTTCGAGCCCAATGCCATGACCAAGGAATTTCACTTGGTCGGCGCCGTACCCCATGAAGTGGGCGCTTAGCCCCGCTTCCTGCACTTGATCCAGCGCGAGCAGATACAGATGCTCGGCGATAACGCCAGGCTGCAGCCTGGCTTCCGTGGCGCGGAGCACCTGCTCCGCCACGTCATAGGCCCGCTGCAGCTCAGGGTCTAGATCGCCGATCACGAGCGTACGCGTCTGATCGATAAGATAGCCGTCGATCGAGCAGCCGATATCGACGAGGATCGGTTCGCCGCGCCCAATCAGCGCGCGGCCCGAGCTTTGCGGGCTGGACGGGTGAAGCCCCGTACCCCCAGCCGGCCCGTCAAAATAAGTGGGCACCGCTGCCGCCGCGCCTGCCGCTACCATTCCGGTTATCAACTCGGAATTGTATGCGCGCATGCGCATCAGCCCTTGGTGCCCGCGCAGCCGGAGCTGATGCTCGATGAGCGCCATCAACTCAAACTCCGCCATCCCCTCACGAATGTGGGGGATGACTGCTTCCAGCGCTGCGTCGACGACGCGCGCAGCTTCTCGAGTCGCCGTGACTTCGTCCGGCGATTTGATCATCCGCTGCTCGCGCACGAGCAGCGAGCCGTCCTCCCAGGCCGCGCCGGGCAGCGCGGCCTGCAGCCGCAAGTACAGCTGGACGGGTAACACATCCAGCTCAGTCGCGATCCGCAGCACTCCTGCAGCCGCGGATCCATCCGCGCAGCGCGCGCGAAGACGCTCACCCAGCGTCTTCAAAGACCCCAGCGCTTCCACGGCCGCTGACGCTTCCTCCTCCGCTCGGACCAAACTTCGGCGTACGAGGTAAAGCGCGTCTCCCTCCGCCGGAATAAACAAATACCCCGTCTGCATCGATCCGCAGTAGTAATATATATCGACGTTGTTCGTGACCAAAAAGCCGGACCAACCCCGCTGAATCATCTCACGCTGCAGCGCCTGCTGCCTTTGCAGGAAAATTGTCATATGTATCTCTCCTTGTAACCCTGAATTCACACCTCACTCTCTTATTATACATTCAAAACACCATTTCCGCAGAAGACTTAATCGTCCACGTAATCGGCTGCAAAACCGTATAAGTCCGCGGAAACTCCAAACGGATGAACATTATCACACCAGGTCGATCCAGAGTAACAGAGTAACCATTTCCTGCATTCACATACGTATAAGGAAATACCTCATTGTCATTAATAATCTTAAATAATTCCACGATAACCCTGCTGCGCAAGAACGTATTCGGCAGCGGATCGTTCGCCGCATTTAATCTTAGATTCGCTTGCAAATATTGCATAGCCACAGCTCTAGCCTTCGTCTCATCAATGCTGTGAATACCGCTTGCCAGCTTTACTTGATCACTTTGCTGAGCAGCCGCATGCACCGAGTTATTCAATGCATGCTTCCCGTGAAAAAGCGTATGCATCGCCAATTCCTCGTCCGTTTGCAGCCCATATAGCGACATAT is drawn from Paenibacillus sp. V4I7 and contains these coding sequences:
- a CDS encoding Xaa-Pro peptidase family protein → MTIFLQRQQALQREMIQRGWSGFLVTNNVDIYYYCGSMQTGYLFIPAEGDALYLVRRSLVRAEEEASAAVEALGSLKTLGERLRARCADGSAAAGVLRIATELDVLPVQLYLRLQAALPGAAWEDGSLLVREQRMIKSPDEVTATREAARVVDAALEAVIPHIREGMAEFELMALIEHQLRLRGHQGLMRMRAYNSELITGMVAAGAAAAVPTYFDGPAGGTGLHPSSPQSSGRALIGRGEPILVDIGCSIDGYLIDQTRTLVIGDLDPELQRAYDVAEQVLRATEARLQPGVIAEHLYLLALDQVQEAGLSAHFMGYGADQVKFLGHGIGLEIDELPVLAKGFKYPLAPGMVIAVEPKFTFPGRGVVGIEDTYLITENGYEKLTISRDGILRV